Below is a genomic region from Prolixibacteraceae bacterium.
CTATTCGAGTATGGGAGCCTGCATTAATGGGACAATCATTTCATATTGACAAGGTAAAGGAGGGGATAAAAGGGCTTTCGACCACCTCTCTGAAGGTACATAAGTCAGTACCTTCTTTGCGAGAATTAATCGCGCAATGTGATCGAAAATATGATATGTATAAGGAGGTAAACAGTTCACGCTCATTGATGAAAGAGTATTTCTATCGTTACGGGGAAGATACGGATGAGATTGCGGAGATTCTCTATGAACATCTGCATACCCTAGACAGGAGTGACCCAAAAAGTGCTTGGGCTGCTTCAGAAAGGATATTCCAAGAAGAACATGAGTTCTTAAAGTAGTAGTGTGTTTGAATGTGTCGTAATTCCATTTTAATACATCCTTGAATCCGCACGTGTATTGTATTAATTTTAAGTAAACATCAGTAAGACAATGCATAGTAAGGCTTTTATATATTCAGAAAAATCACCTATTTAGGTGAATGATCAAAGATTTTAATTCAAAGGTGACACCATTTGGTGGGATATATTTAATTCATGATTTGCTAATTTCAAACGGCATTATTCAATTTATTAATGAGCAATTAGTAGACCGAGACCCAAAGTGTATCTATAAGTTCTCTGATTTGTTATTACCACGCGTATACACTACTTTTTGTGGAGGTAGTGCGACGGAAGATATTAACTATCTTCGGGATAATACATTGAATAACTTGAGATCAATTTCTATCCCTTCTGCTGATACCATTCTAAGAGGAGATGTGGAGCTTTCTACTCCATGTGAGATTATCGAAGGAAAGACTACAATTAAAGGCCAAAAGATAAATGTTAACACACTAATGAATAAATTCTTGTTGGCTAGTGCTATTAAGTTTAAACAGTTAGATCCTAATGCTTCTGATCTTATCTATGATTTTGATCACCAGTTTATTCCCACTCAAAAGAGTGATGCAGAATATAGCTATAAGAAGACAGAAGGATACTTCCCAGGAGTCGCAACCATAGGTAACATTCCTGTATATATTGAAGGACGAAATGGAAATTGTCATGTTAAAACGGCTCAATTAGAGACCCATAAACGAGCATTAGAGTTGTTGGCATCCAAAGGTGTAAAATTACGATATGCAAGAATGGACTGTGGTTCATATATCAAAGAGGTTACAGACTACTTTCATCAAGAGGGTATTCTATTTTCGATTAGAGCCTCTCACTCTAACGTATTACTATCAAAAGCATCAAAAACAGATAATTGGTCTTGTTGTGAGATAAATAATCAAGCATATGAAGTCAATAGCTTCAAATATGAATTTGGTCAATATACACATAGAATCATCGCATACCGAAAACCCAATAAGTCCAATCAAATGTCATTGATAACCAATGATGCGAAGAGTTATCAGTTTATAGTAACCAATGATTGGGATATTACAGAAGAACAAGCTATTATATTCTACAATCAACGTGGAGCTAGCGAGAAGGTTTTTGATATTCAGAACAATGATTTTAATTGGAAATCAATGCCTCACAGCAACTTAGAAGAGAACACTGTTTACTTGATAATAATGGCTGTAGCACACATTCTATATCGATACATAATATCAAAGTTTGCTGATTTAGTCGACGGGTTAAAGACAACAAGTAGACTCAAAGCATTTATATTTCGCTTTGTTACGGTGGCAGCTAAGATTACCAAAAGTGGGCGAAGAGTGATTGTTCATTTAGCAACAAACAATAAGAAACTAATTAAATCTACAAAGACTGGATAGAATGATAAACGGAACTGGTATTGGCTCTCCCTCATTAGCCTTAAGACATAAGTGGGTAAGGGAAGTTGTGTCTATCAAAGGTCTAAATTCATAGATGTAGCACGTAGTATCTCCAAATGCAGGCTTAAAATCAGGATATTACCCCATAATAAAGATTTGAGGTATGCAAGAAAAACATCTGCGTATTTTAGGTACATATGTAAAAGGCCATACTAATCTTCTTAGCATGGCCTTCTATAATGGAATTAATGTTACTCTACTGTAACTGATTTCGCTAAGTTACGTGGCTGATCAACATCGCACCCTTTGTTTAAGGCGATATGATATGCAAGTAACTGTAATGGCACCACTGCAACAAGTGGAGATATGGCCACATGACAATTAGGTATCTCTATAAAATCGTTGACCATCTCTTTCAGGTTATGATCGCCTTCGTTAAGGACTGCGATTACATTTCCTTTACGGGCTTTCACCTCTTGTATGTTACTCACGACTTTCTCGTAGTAATGGTCTTTAGGAGCCACTGCTACTACAGGAAGATTGTCATCGACTAAAGCGATAGGACCATGTTTCATCTCACCAGCGGCATATCCTTCGGCATGGATATATGAGATCTCTTTCAACTTCAGTGCCCCCTCTAGCGCTACTGGGAAGAGATAGCCACGTCCTAAGTAGAGCGCATTAATTGCTTCGCTATATTTATCAGCGATAGCCTTAATCTTATCCTCTTTCGCAAGTGCAATACGTACTTTGTTAGGCACTTCGGTCAGTTCTTGAATTAAAATCTCATACTCACTTTGGGCGATGGTACCTTTCTCTTTTGCAATTTGAAGTGCCATTAGAGTCAATACGGTAACTTGGGCAGTAAATGCTTTAGTTGAAGCGACTCCAATTTCTACACCAGCATGGGTGTAAACTCCAGCATGGGTCTCTCTAGGAATACTTGATCCAACAACATTGCATACGCCAAGAATAATGGCTCCATCTTCTTTCGCTTTCTTAATTGCAGCAAGTGTATCGGCTGTTTCACCACTTTGAGACACTGCAATGATCACATCCCCTTTATTGATTACAGGATTGCGATATCTAAATTCCGACGCATATTCAACCTCTACAGGTATTTTACAATACTCTTCAATTAGATATTCAGCTACCAATCCGGCATGCCATGATGTACCACATCCCAAGATGATAATTCGAGGTGCCTTGATTAGTTGTGGCATCACATCGATTAGACCACCTAGTTTAATCGATTTTCCATCGGCAGATATTCTTCCTTTGAAAGATTGCTCAATGGTAGTTGGCTGTTCATAGACCTCTTTTAACATGAAGTGATCGTAACCAGCCTTATCTAACTGATCCACATTTAAGTCCACCTCTTTAATCTCTGGAGTTACAGGATCGTTGTCGATGGTCTTCAAGGTAAAGCTGTTTTTCTCAATTACTGCAATATTAAAATCTTGGAGATAGATCATCTGGTTGGTGTACTCAATCAAGGGTGTTGCATCTGATCCGATGAAATATTCACGATCACCAACACCAATCACTAGAGGGCTTCCTTTGCGAGAAGCGACCAAACGTTTAGGCTCATCGTCACACATCACAATAATACCATAGGCTCCAACCACTTTGTTTAGTGAGATTCGTACAGCTTCTTCTAAACATGGTTTGTCCATATTTAGATATACATACTCGATAAGGTTCGCAAGTACTTCAGTATCCGTTTGTGATTGAAATTGGTATCCCTTTTCGATCAGTCGTTCTTTGATCTGGGCATAGTTTTCAATGATACCATTGTGAACAAGTGTAATTTTTCCGTTTTGTGATTGATGAGGGTGGGCATTTTCATCACTAGGCTCTCCATGTGTAGCCCATCTTGTGTGAGCAATTCCAATATTACCATCTAGTTTTTTATCAGCAATAAAGTTTTCAAGATTTACGATTTTACCCTGTTTCTTAAAGATTCTTGTTGATCCATTAGAGAGGGCAATACCTGAAGAGTCATAGCCTCTATACTCAAGGCGTTTTAGTCCGTTAATTAGTATTGGATAGGCATTTTTATCACCTATATATCCAACAATTCCACACATAAGCTATTTATTTAATTTAGGTTGGAGGTAAAAAGCAATTTTTAAAATGAGGGGGATTCAAAAAGGATTTGTAGGTATAGATTAAGGGCCCTACACTAACAAAATAGAGTAGGGCCCTTAGTATAATAATTACTTGTTGCTATCTACAGCACCACGCTGTATATAAGTCACTTTGAAGTCAATACCTTTGTCACTATCATTACTAAATAGGACAGCTCTATTCGTGCTTCCTACTCTGTAATAAGGAATCACATAAAGATCTTCGCTATCTACTTTATCATGAAGATAGTTAATCACATGTTTTGTCATATCAAAAACATATGACGAAGTGTTTCTATCAAATGCACCAGAAATGTAGTTGCTCCCATTCTCACGTAGATCTCCCTCTTCAGAGTCTTTAGCAAGATAACGAAGCGTAAGTATGCTTGGAATACCTAGAGTCTTATAGTCTGAAGCCAACGTATCTACATAGATCTTCATTGATGAATTGGTAATAAAAATCTTATCGTTTTTATACAAGTCATCACTTGGAGCATTAGGGTCAATCAACTGTTTATCAACAGTCCATTTCTGTCTAAGATCAGCTAACTTATTCACCTTTACTAC
It encodes:
- the glmS gene encoding glutamine--fructose-6-phosphate transaminase (isomerizing), whose protein sequence is MCGIVGYIGDKNAYPILINGLKRLEYRGYDSSGIALSNGSTRIFKKQGKIVNLENFIADKKLDGNIGIAHTRWATHGEPSDENAHPHQSQNGKITLVHNGIIENYAQIKERLIEKGYQFQSQTDTEVLANLIEYVYLNMDKPCLEEAVRISLNKVVGAYGIIVMCDDEPKRLVASRKGSPLVIGVGDREYFIGSDATPLIEYTNQMIYLQDFNIAVIEKNSFTLKTIDNDPVTPEIKEVDLNVDQLDKAGYDHFMLKEVYEQPTTIEQSFKGRISADGKSIKLGGLIDVMPQLIKAPRIIILGCGTSWHAGLVAEYLIEEYCKIPVEVEYASEFRYRNPVINKGDVIIAVSQSGETADTLAAIKKAKEDGAIILGVCNVVGSSIPRETHAGVYTHAGVEIGVASTKAFTAQVTVLTLMALQIAKEKGTIAQSEYEILIQELTEVPNKVRIALAKEDKIKAIADKYSEAINALYLGRGYLFPVALEGALKLKEISYIHAEGYAAGEMKHGPIALVDDNLPVVAVAPKDHYYEKVVSNIQEVKARKGNVIAVLNEGDHNLKEMVNDFIEIPNCHVAISPLVAVVPLQLLAYHIALNKGCDVDQPRNLAKSVTVE
- a CDS encoding IS1380 family transposase translates to MIKDFNSKVTPFGGIYLIHDLLISNGIIQFINEQLVDRDPKCIYKFSDLLLPRVYTTFCGGSATEDINYLRDNTLNNLRSISIPSADTILRGDVELSTPCEIIEGKTTIKGQKINVNTLMNKFLLASAIKFKQLDPNASDLIYDFDHQFIPTQKSDAEYSYKKTEGYFPGVATIGNIPVYIEGRNGNCHVKTAQLETHKRALELLASKGVKLRYARMDCGSYIKEVTDYFHQEGILFSIRASHSNVLLSKASKTDNWSCCEINNQAYEVNSFKYEFGQYTHRIIAYRKPNKSNQMSLITNDAKSYQFIVTNDWDITEEQAIIFYNQRGASEKVFDIQNNDFNWKSMPHSNLEENTVYLIIMAVAHILYRYIISKFADLVDGLKTTSRLKAFIFRFVTVAAKITKSGRRVIVHLATNNKKLIKSTKTG